One stretch of Chelonia mydas isolate rCheMyd1 chromosome 17, rCheMyd1.pri.v2, whole genome shotgun sequence DNA includes these proteins:
- the LOC102932505 gene encoding pinopsin: MYVSNTSQAPLQHGTPSAFDGPQWPHLAPRSIYTSVAVLMGIVVFSASFVNGLVIVVSIKYKKLRSPLNYILVNLAVADLLVTFFGSTISFSNNINGFFVLGKRVCKFEGFMVSLTGIVGLWSLAILAFERYIVICKPMGDFRFHHKHAVMGCAFTWIWSLLWTAPPMLGWSSYVPEGLRTSCGPNWYTGGSNNSSYIMTLFITCFIIPLSLILFSYTNLLMTLRTVAAQQKESETSQRAERKVTRMVIAMVMAFLICWLPYSTFAMVVATNKDIPIQPTLASLPSYFSKTATVYNPIIYIFMNKQFRDCLLKMMCCNRNPSGMQETSPAMPGAPKGISSALEGCGNKVTPS; the protein is encoded by the exons ATGTATGTTTCAAACACTTCTCAGGCTCCTCTGCAACATGGAACTCCCAGCGCCTTTGATGGTCCACAGTGGCCTCACCTAGCGCCCAGAAGCATCTACACGTCGGTGGCTGTGCTCATGGGCATCGTAGTGTTTTCTGCCTCCTTTGTGAACGGTTTGGTCATTGTGGTTTCCATCAAGTACAAGAAACTCAGATCCCCCCTGAACTACATCCTGGTGAATCTGGCTGTGGCTGATCTGCTGGTGACTTTCTTTGGAAGCACTATCAGTTTCTCGAATAACATCAATGGCTTCTTTGTGCTCGGCAAAAGGGTGTGCAAGTTTGAAGGCTTCATGGTCTCTTTAACAG GCATTGTGGGGCTTTGGTCCTTAGCGATCCTGGCCTTTGAAAGGTATATCGTCATCTGCAAACCCATGGGAGATTTCCGATTTCACCACAAACATGCAGTGATGGGCTGTGCGTTCACCTGGATTTGGTCACTTCTCTGGACAGCCCCACCAATGTTAGGCTGGAGCAGCTATGTGCCGGAAG GTCTGAGAACTTCCTGTGGTCCCAACTGGTACACCGGAGGCAGCAACAACAGCAGCTACATCATGACTTTGTTTATTACCTGTTTCATTATTCCTCTCAGTCTGATCCTCTTCTCCTATACAAATCTGCTGATGACACTACGAACT GTTGCAGCACAACAAAAAGAATCTGAGACAAGTCAGCGAGCCGAAAGGAAGGTGACACGAATGGTGATTGCTATGGTGATGGCCTTTCTTATCTGCTGGCTGCCCTATTCCACCTTTGCCATGGTGGTTGCCACAAACAAAGACATTCCCATCCAACCAACTCTAGCATCACTGCCTTCATACTTCTCCAAAACAGCCACAGTTTACAACCCAATTATCTACATCTTCATGAACAAACAG TTCCGGGACTGCCTGCTGAAAATGATGTGCTGCAATCGCAACCCGTCAGGGATGCAGGAAACCTCTCCTGCTATGCCTGGTGCCCCCAAAGGCATCTCATCAGCCTTGGAGGGATGTGGAAATAAGGTGACTCCATCGTAA